A single window of Ferrimonas balearica DSM 9799 DNA harbors:
- a CDS encoding RidA family protein, translating to MKNVIHTTHAPEAIGPYSQGIALDRLVFTSGQLPLVPETMVMVEGGIKEQARQSLANLKAVLEQAGACTNTVVKTTCFLADMNDFVAFNEVYTEVFGTEAAPARSCVQAARLPKDALVEVEAIAYRK from the coding sequence ATGAAAAACGTCATCCACACCACTCACGCTCCTGAAGCGATTGGCCCCTACTCCCAGGGCATCGCCCTTGACCGTCTGGTGTTTACTTCTGGCCAGCTGCCGCTGGTTCCGGAAACCATGGTCATGGTGGAAGGCGGTATCAAGGAGCAGGCTCGTCAATCCCTGGCCAACCTGAAAGCGGTTCTGGAGCAAGCGGGCGCCTGCACCAACACCGTGGTGAAAACCACCTGCTTCCTGGCCGACATGAACGATTTCGTTGCCTTCAACGAGGTGTACACCGAAGTGTTCGGCACCGAAGCTGCCCCGGCACGCTCCTGCGTACAGGCCGCTCGTCTGCCCAAGGACGCGCTGGTGGAAGTGGAAGCGATCGCTTACCGCAAGTAA
- a CDS encoding D-serine ammonia-lyase, with protein sequence MNIQNLIERHPLLQQLVALQPVTWFNPEATTLSEALPDVGLTAEDVAEASARLARFAPYLAEAFPETAEQRGIIESPLRAIPAMQTALSQRYRQPLPGQLMIKLDSHLPISGSIKARGGIYEVLTYAEALALEAGLLRKEDDYRELLQPACRALFGRHRIAVGSTGNLGLSIGIMSARLGFDVTVHMSADARAWKKAKLREHGVTVVEYEQDYGVAVEQGRKAADADPQCRFIDDENSRTLFLGYAVAGERLKAQFDQAGIRVDADHPLFVYLPCGVGGGPGGVAFGLKLAFGDHVHCVFAEPTHSPCMVLGVHTGLHDGIAVQDLGIDNLTAADGLAVGRPSGFVGRAMARLIDGYLTLSDQEMFDLLGLLHHHEGLALEPSALAGMPGPARVCANADYLARLKIGAEQMAQATHLVWATGGGMVPAPEMAKYLAQAKA encoded by the coding sequence ATGAATATCCAAAATCTGATTGAACGTCACCCCTTGCTGCAACAATTGGTGGCCCTGCAACCCGTTACCTGGTTTAACCCCGAAGCCACCACCCTTTCCGAGGCCCTGCCCGACGTTGGCCTGACCGCCGAGGATGTGGCGGAGGCCAGCGCCAGACTGGCCCGTTTTGCCCCCTACCTGGCCGAAGCGTTTCCCGAAACCGCCGAACAGCGAGGCATCATTGAGTCCCCTCTGCGCGCCATTCCGGCAATGCAAACGGCACTGAGCCAGCGATACCGGCAGCCCCTGCCGGGCCAACTGATGATAAAGCTTGACAGTCACCTGCCCATCTCCGGTTCCATCAAAGCCCGTGGCGGCATCTATGAAGTCCTCACTTACGCTGAAGCCCTCGCGTTGGAAGCCGGCTTACTGCGCAAGGAGGATGACTACCGCGAGCTGTTGCAGCCCGCCTGTCGGGCGCTGTTCGGCCGTCACCGCATCGCTGTCGGGTCCACCGGCAATCTCGGCCTCTCCATTGGCATCATGAGTGCCCGACTGGGGTTTGACGTCACCGTGCACATGTCCGCCGACGCCCGAGCTTGGAAGAAAGCCAAGTTGCGGGAGCACGGCGTCACCGTGGTGGAGTATGAACAGGATTACGGTGTGGCCGTGGAACAGGGCCGCAAAGCCGCCGACGCTGACCCGCAGTGCCGTTTTATCGACGATGAAAATTCCCGCACCCTGTTCCTGGGGTATGCCGTGGCCGGTGAGCGCCTCAAAGCGCAGTTTGACCAGGCCGGGATCCGGGTGGATGCCGACCACCCGTTGTTCGTTTATCTGCCCTGTGGCGTCGGTGGTGGCCCCGGTGGTGTGGCCTTCGGCCTGAAACTGGCCTTTGGCGACCACGTCCACTGTGTGTTTGCTGAACCCACCCACTCCCCCTGTATGGTGCTGGGTGTCCACACGGGTTTGCACGACGGTATTGCAGTTCAGGATTTGGGTATCGATAATCTCACCGCAGCCGACGGTTTAGCGGTGGGCCGCCCCTCCGGTTTTGTCGGGCGGGCCATGGCCCGACTGATCGACGGCTACCTGACCCTGAGCGATCAGGAGATGTTCGACCTGCTCGGCCTGCTGCACCATCATGAAGGGTTGGCCCTGGAGCCTTCGGCACTGGCCGGAATGCCGGGACCCGCCCGGGTGTGCGCCAATGCCGACTACCTGGCCCGGCTTAAAATCGGTGCAGAACAGATGGCTCAGGCCACTCACCTGGTCTGGGCGACCGGTGGCGGTATGGTTCCGGCGCCGGAAATGGCAAAATACCTGGCCCAGGCCAAGGCTTGA
- the cls gene encoding cardiolipin synthase has translation MDNLYQAATLLSLVGYWVLVAGVSLRIALKRRPFGVSLAWLLLIYIIPLFGVVCYLLFGELNIGKKRTSRAEAMFEPYADWFQELADQHRRSVPQMGQHARPIHGLCLNRTGIPSLVGNHMELLHQGDVIFDRLVADIDAAQHSVALEFYIWSPGGRADEVAQALIRAAGRGVKVQVLLDAAGSRSFFNSGWPDTLAEAGIEVVEALAVSPLRMFFRRLDLRQHRKIVVIDNQIGYTGSMNLADSRMFKQDAGVGQWVDVLVRFTGPAVPVLRAIQSWDWEVETGERHLPEVPKFDTLAHEPHGEDALQVIPSGPGLPDNVIQKVLLLSIYHARTSLTLCSPYFVPSEHLMDALKTAAQRGVTVNLIVPDKNDSMMVEWASRSFFSELLRSGVNIYRFKGGLLHTKSLLIDDDHCLIGTVNMDIRSLKLNGEITLAVDDEELCAHLTEVHRDYLDQSYALQLDEWRERPLRHKLAEQFFYMFAPLL, from the coding sequence ATGGATAACCTCTATCAGGCGGCCACCCTGTTGTCGTTGGTCGGCTATTGGGTATTGGTGGCGGGCGTTTCCCTGCGCATCGCCCTGAAGCGTCGTCCCTTCGGCGTCTCGCTGGCCTGGCTGCTGCTGATCTACATCATTCCTCTGTTTGGCGTCGTCTGCTACCTGCTGTTTGGCGAACTCAATATCGGCAAAAAGCGCACCAGCCGAGCCGAAGCGATGTTTGAGCCCTACGCTGACTGGTTTCAGGAACTGGCCGACCAGCACCGTCGTTCTGTCCCTCAGATGGGCCAGCACGCCCGCCCAATCCACGGTTTGTGCCTGAACCGCACCGGTATCCCCTCGCTGGTGGGTAACCATATGGAGTTGCTGCATCAGGGCGACGTCATCTTTGACCGATTGGTCGCCGACATCGATGCTGCCCAACACAGCGTGGCGCTGGAGTTCTACATATGGAGTCCCGGTGGGCGCGCCGATGAGGTGGCGCAGGCGCTGATCCGTGCCGCCGGCCGTGGCGTGAAGGTCCAGGTGTTGCTGGATGCCGCCGGCAGCCGCAGCTTCTTCAACAGCGGCTGGCCCGACACCCTGGCAGAGGCCGGCATTGAGGTGGTGGAGGCGCTCGCCGTGAGCCCGCTGCGGATGTTCTTCCGCCGGCTGGACCTTCGCCAGCACCGCAAGATTGTGGTGATCGACAACCAGATTGGCTACACCGGGTCGATGAACCTGGCGGACAGCCGCATGTTTAAGCAGGACGCCGGTGTCGGCCAGTGGGTGGATGTCCTGGTGCGCTTTACCGGGCCTGCGGTGCCGGTTCTGCGTGCGATCCAATCCTGGGACTGGGAGGTGGAAACCGGTGAGCGCCACCTGCCGGAGGTGCCGAAATTCGACACCCTCGCCCACGAGCCCCATGGTGAGGACGCGCTGCAGGTTATCCCCTCCGGCCCCGGCCTGCCGGACAACGTGATTCAGAAGGTGCTGCTGCTCTCCATCTACCACGCCCGCACCAGTCTGACCCTGTGTTCGCCCTACTTTGTGCCCAGCGAGCACCTGATGGACGCGCTCAAGACCGCCGCGCAGCGGGGAGTTACCGTCAACCTGATTGTGCCGGACAAAAACGACTCGATGATGGTCGAGTGGGCCAGCCGCTCATTCTTCTCAGAACTGCTTCGCTCCGGGGTCAATATCTACCGCTTCAAGGGTGGCTTACTTCATACCAAGTCACTGCTGATTGACGACGATCACTGCCTGATTGGCACCGTTAATATGGATATTCGCAGCCTGAAGCTGAACGGTGAGATCACCCTGGCGGTGGACGATGAGGAGCTCTGTGCCCACCTGACCGAGGTGCACCGGGATTACCTTGACCAGTCCTACGCCCTGCAACTGGATGAGTGGCGTGAGCGCCCGCTTCGCCACAAACTGGCGGAGCAGTTCTTCTACATGTTTGCGCCGCTGCTGTAA
- a CDS encoding endonuclease/exonuclease/phosphatase family protein, translating to MRLFPTLVSLLLLFSLSGCPMPPEHAVTLDHPAPASLALPEDDLRLLNWNIYKQLDNPQWQHEFGGLINDYRPQLITLQETNLPSVLLPPLTSEHGYVFAPNLVLNKRTLSGVMTAATIAPSDQLSLLSDVKEPISNTPKVALITEYQLAPSGQVLLVANIHAINFVSNQDFATQVSALERRLAKHQGPMILSGDFNTWSPARLKLLAAATSRLGLQPVSFSQDERTRFFGSPLDHIFHSTDLAVVPGSAKVFDDTDSSDHQPMMVGFRYQAQGFADAEIGSKLDAIPLQTVE from the coding sequence ATGCGTTTGTTCCCCACTTTGGTGTCGCTGCTGTTGCTGTTCAGCCTGTCGGGCTGTCCCATGCCACCGGAGCACGCCGTTACCCTCGACCATCCGGCACCGGCCAGTCTGGCCCTGCCGGAAGATGACCTGCGGCTGCTCAACTGGAACATCTACAAGCAGTTGGACAACCCCCAGTGGCAACATGAATTCGGTGGCCTGATCAACGACTACCGTCCGCAGCTGATTACCCTGCAGGAAACCAACCTGCCCTCGGTACTGCTGCCGCCACTGACCTCTGAGCACGGCTACGTATTCGCCCCCAACCTGGTGCTGAATAAACGCACCCTGTCCGGGGTGATGACCGCCGCCACCATTGCGCCAAGTGACCAGCTTTCGCTGTTGTCGGACGTCAAAGAGCCGATCAGTAACACGCCGAAGGTGGCCCTGATCACCGAATATCAGCTCGCTCCGTCCGGCCAGGTCCTGCTGGTGGCCAATATCCATGCCATCAACTTCGTCAGCAATCAGGACTTTGCCACCCAGGTCAGCGCCCTGGAGCGGCGTCTGGCCAAACATCAGGGGCCGATGATTCTGTCCGGCGACTTCAATACCTGGAGCCCGGCGCGGCTTAAGCTGCTGGCCGCAGCCACGTCCCGGCTTGGCCTACAGCCGGTCAGTTTCAGCCAGGACGAGCGCACCCGCTTCTTTGGCAGTCCCCTGGACCACATCTTCCACAGCACCGATCTGGCCGTGGTGCCCGGCAGCGCCAAGGTGTTTGACGACACCGACAGTTCCGACCATCAACCCATGATGGTCGGCTTCCGCTATCAGGCCCAGGGCTTTGCCGACGCCGAAATAGGCAGTAAGCTAGACGCCATCCCATTACAAACCGTTGAGTGA
- a CDS encoding virginiamycin B lyase family protein, translating into MNARTLLRLCAAAMLTLAPASQASALPNLLTITEWPVQWQGRPRDPYVAPDGDVWFCGQSGNYLARFTPDTGQFHKVEIDEGTHPHNLIISADGTVWYAGNKNAMIGAISPDSGKITRYAMPEGVSDPHTLVQHPDGHIWFTAQWSNTIGRLNPQTGAVQLASIPSTDARPYGIKVAPDGTVVVVLLGTNKLALVSADTLELTEITLPSEQARPRRLEISADGDIWYVDYVGGVLGQYNRDAQRFTDHPLPGGPRSQPYGTALDDNGILWIAQTGMQPNQIVGFDTQSRRYISQSEVPSGGTVRHMMFDAKSGAFWFGVDTGYLARGVPIGQ; encoded by the coding sequence ATGAACGCCCGGACACTCCTTCGGCTTTGCGCTGCGGCGATGCTGACGCTGGCCCCGGCCAGCCAGGCCTCTGCCCTGCCCAACCTGCTGACCATCACCGAATGGCCGGTGCAATGGCAGGGGCGCCCCCGGGACCCCTACGTGGCACCCGATGGCGACGTCTGGTTCTGTGGCCAGTCCGGTAACTATCTGGCCCGCTTTACCCCCGACACCGGCCAGTTCCATAAGGTGGAGATTGATGAGGGCACCCACCCCCACAATCTCATCATCAGCGCCGACGGCACGGTCTGGTACGCCGGCAATAAGAACGCCATGATTGGAGCCATATCGCCGGACAGTGGCAAGATCACCCGTTACGCCATGCCAGAGGGGGTGTCCGACCCCCATACTCTGGTGCAGCACCCCGACGGGCATATCTGGTTTACCGCCCAGTGGAGCAACACCATTGGGCGACTCAACCCCCAAACCGGTGCCGTGCAACTGGCCAGCATCCCCAGCACCGATGCCCGCCCCTACGGCATTAAGGTGGCGCCGGATGGCACCGTGGTTGTGGTGCTGCTGGGCACCAACAAACTGGCGCTGGTCAGCGCCGATACCCTCGAACTCACCGAAATCACCCTGCCCTCGGAGCAAGCGCGGCCACGACGGCTGGAGATCAGCGCCGACGGGGACATCTGGTATGTCGACTATGTGGGCGGTGTGCTGGGTCAGTACAACCGGGATGCGCAACGATTTACCGATCATCCCCTGCCCGGTGGCCCCCGCAGTCAGCCCTATGGCACGGCCCTTGATGACAACGGCATTCTCTGGATCGCGCAAACCGGGATGCAACCCAACCAGATTGTCGGCTTTGACACCCAGTCCAGGCGCTACATCAGCCAGTCAGAGGTGCCCAGTGGCGGCACCGTTCGCCATATGATGTTTGACGCCAAATCTGGCGCATTCTGGTTTGGTGTCGATACCGGATACCTGGCCCGAGGCGTCCCCATAGGACAATAA
- a CDS encoding cytochrome c — protein MTMDRRQALTHIIGISGAAAGSVLMANPVLAATQTTEGWTLAVGDRLAYAKLDPYAVAEAAYKAGNGCMYQVFHGIISSLAQSDSPDAAKFAQVPTALAHYGYAGILGEGSVCGNVNASGMLFNLLSINGEAANAYLTRVLRYYEQESLPLRDEAFLNAIGANTDELKAKVGQPTVAGSLLCHSSITNWARENNKNAAEKGERCAELSASIAYQIVVILNKAMDGEDLASIGEMTESVGSCKACHSKADSFGPSVMTNMECDTCHGGH, from the coding sequence ATGACCATGGACAGAAGACAAGCACTCACCCACATCATTGGCATCTCTGGTGCCGCCGCCGGTTCCGTACTGATGGCCAATCCGGTTCTTGCCGCCACTCAAACCACTGAAGGCTGGACCCTCGCCGTTGGCGACCGCCTGGCCTACGCCAAACTGGACCCCTATGCCGTCGCTGAAGCCGCTTATAAAGCAGGTAACGGCTGCATGTACCAGGTGTTCCACGGCATCATCTCCAGCCTGGCCCAATCCGATTCTCCGGACGCTGCCAAGTTTGCTCAAGTACCGACCGCTCTGGCCCACTATGGCTACGCGGGCATTCTGGGCGAAGGTTCCGTATGCGGTAACGTCAACGCTTCCGGCATGCTGTTTAACCTGCTGTCCATCAATGGTGAAGCCGCCAACGCTTACCTGACCCGAGTACTGCGTTACTACGAGCAGGAGTCCCTGCCGCTGCGTGACGAAGCATTCCTGAACGCCATCGGTGCCAACACCGACGAGCTGAAAGCCAAAGTGGGCCAGCCCACGGTTGCCGGCAGCCTGCTGTGCCACTCCTCCATCACCAACTGGGCGCGTGAGAACAACAAGAACGCGGCTGAGAAGGGCGAGCGCTGTGCTGAGCTGTCTGCCTCCATTGCCTACCAGATCGTTGTCATCCTCAACAAAGCGATGGACGGTGAAGACCTGGCTAGCATCGGCGAGATGACCGAGAGCGTTGGCAGCTGCAAAGCCTGTCACAGCAAAGCGGACAGCTTCGGCCCCAGCGTGATGACCAATATGGAGTGTGACACCTGCCACGGCGGACACTAA
- a CDS encoding winged helix-turn-helix domain-containing protein: MPLGSVTFHRQQGVLERTEDGERWQLPRAEFLVLTQLLDHPGIPLSKQRLRCGGEPEPVMSGSAVVKAVFTLRHFIGDEATTLIQTVPGKGYRLVMESGQRPEQTRQTLALGRTSQPVAMVVIGLMALVAALLWWWPMPPAISPIPPKQNPMPIMTASNQPLELVRVSGMELDQDLLNSLRIKLASTLKTCRDTPWKRVYLARSNDGQVLNLTFEGEVDGRPRLRNIKISDFRSEPTFLSSHWLEEANLCE; this comes from the coding sequence ATGCCACTGGGAAGCGTGACCTTCCACCGACAGCAAGGGGTGCTTGAGCGCACTGAAGACGGCGAGCGTTGGCAACTGCCCCGGGCCGAATTTCTGGTGTTGACCCAGCTGCTGGATCACCCCGGAATTCCGCTGAGTAAACAGCGTTTGCGCTGCGGCGGTGAGCCCGAGCCGGTGATGAGTGGCTCGGCGGTGGTCAAGGCGGTATTTACCCTGCGCCACTTTATCGGTGATGAAGCCACCACCCTGATCCAGACCGTGCCGGGTAAAGGTTATCGATTGGTGATGGAGTCGGGGCAACGGCCGGAGCAGACTCGCCAGACACTGGCGCTGGGCCGCACCAGTCAGCCGGTGGCGATGGTGGTGATTGGTCTGATGGCGCTGGTGGCCGCGTTACTGTGGTGGTGGCCGATGCCGCCGGCCATATCGCCTATTCCCCCGAAACAGAACCCCATGCCGATCATGACCGCCAGCAACCAGCCACTGGAGCTGGTGCGGGTCAGTGGTATGGAGCTGGACCAGGACCTGCTCAACAGCCTCAGAATCAAATTGGCCTCCACCCTGAAAACCTGCCGTGATACGCCCTGGAAGCGGGTTTATCTGGCTCGCTCAAACGACGGGCAGGTGCTCAACCTGACCTTTGAGGGTGAGGTGGATGGCCGACCGAGGCTACGAAACATCAAGATCAGCGATTTCCGCTCCGAACCCACTTTCCTGTCCAGCCATTGGCTGGAGGAGGCCAACCTCTGTGAATAA
- a CDS encoding M13 family metallopeptidase produces the protein MKKLIVGGLCASALVLAACSQTDTAQTPTAEAVQKALGSGIELQNFDNSIRPQDDFYGYVNGTWLKTAEIPADRTTTGAFYDLREKAQADVKAIIEELAATDGLEPGSDEQKVADLYRSMMDTDTINKLGVTPLKGEFDAIAALADKDELSAYIAHSQIIGGGTPLAFYISVDAKDSSRYATHIWQYGLSLPDRDYYFNDAERFVKIREGYLAHIEKMFELAGLPNAKASAETVMAMETALAEHHWTRVQSRDSEKRYNKYNVADLPELADSFNWARYLDTLGVAGEKAIIINQPSYIEGFGKVFGEYDLDAWKTYMTWQTLTHFAGQLSTELDEENFDFFARQLNGQAEQKARWKRGVDKVNGDLGEVVGKVYVKRHFTPEAKARMSELVENLRRAYGESIDDLEWMSPETKVKAKQKLAAFTPKIGYPDRWKDYSTLEVKADDLVGNSMRAAKWSHASEVAKLGGPIQKWEWYMTPQTVNAYYNPTMNEIVFPAAILQPPFFNMEAEDAVNYGGIGAVIGHEMGHGFDDQGSRYDGDGNLKNWWTEADLKAFQERGSKLVKQYAAYQVFDDLNVNGKLTLGENIGDLSGATIAYRAYQMSLDGQEAPVIDGMSGDERFFIGFTQIWRAKYKEEALRNRVATDPHSPSQFRANGPLANMPEFYETYDVKPTDAMYIAPEDRVKIW, from the coding sequence ATGAAAAAGCTCATCGTTGGTGGCCTGTGCGCCTCCGCTCTGGTTCTGGCTGCCTGCAGTCAGACCGATACTGCGCAAACCCCGACCGCGGAAGCGGTGCAGAAAGCCCTGGGTTCCGGTATCGAACTGCAGAACTTTGATAACAGCATCCGTCCCCAGGACGACTTCTACGGCTACGTCAACGGCACTTGGCTGAAGACCGCCGAAATTCCGGCAGACCGCACCACCACCGGTGCCTTCTATGACCTGCGCGAAAAGGCTCAGGCCGACGTTAAGGCGATCATCGAAGAGCTGGCCGCCACCGACGGCCTGGAGCCGGGCAGTGACGAGCAGAAGGTGGCGGATCTGTACCGCTCCATGATGGACACCGACACCATCAACAAGCTGGGCGTGACCCCGCTGAAGGGTGAGTTCGACGCCATCGCCGCTCTGGCCGATAAGGACGAGCTGTCCGCCTACATCGCCCACAGTCAGATCATCGGCGGCGGCACCCCACTGGCGTTCTACATCAGTGTGGATGCCAAAGACTCCAGCCGTTACGCCACCCACATCTGGCAGTACGGCCTGTCTCTGCCGGACCGCGATTACTACTTCAACGACGCCGAGCGCTTTGTGAAGATCCGCGAAGGCTACCTGGCCCACATCGAAAAGATGTTTGAACTGGCCGGCCTGCCCAACGCCAAAGCCAGCGCAGAAACCGTTATGGCGATGGAAACCGCTCTGGCCGAGCACCACTGGACCCGCGTTCAGAGCCGTGACAGCGAGAAGCGCTACAACAAATACAACGTAGCCGACCTGCCGGAGCTGGCCGACAGCTTCAACTGGGCCCGCTACCTCGACACCCTGGGTGTGGCCGGGGAGAAAGCGATCATCATCAACCAGCCCAGCTACATCGAAGGCTTTGGCAAGGTGTTTGGTGAGTACGATCTGGACGCCTGGAAAACCTATATGACCTGGCAGACCCTGACCCACTTTGCCGGTCAGCTCAGTACCGAACTGGATGAGGAGAACTTCGATTTCTTCGCCCGCCAGCTGAATGGTCAGGCCGAACAGAAAGCCCGTTGGAAACGTGGTGTCGACAAGGTGAACGGCGATCTTGGTGAGGTTGTCGGCAAAGTCTACGTGAAGCGTCACTTTACCCCGGAAGCGAAAGCCCGGATGAGCGAGCTGGTTGAAAACCTCCGTCGCGCCTATGGCGAAAGCATCGACGACCTGGAGTGGATGAGCCCGGAAACCAAGGTAAAAGCCAAGCAGAAGTTGGCCGCCTTTACCCCGAAAATCGGCTACCCGGATCGCTGGAAGGACTACTCCACTCTGGAAGTGAAAGCCGATGACCTGGTGGGTAACTCCATGCGTGCCGCCAAGTGGAGCCACGCCAGTGAGGTGGCCAAACTGGGTGGGCCGATCCAGAAGTGGGAGTGGTACATGACGCCGCAAACCGTCAACGCCTACTACAACCCGACCATGAACGAGATCGTGTTCCCGGCCGCCATCCTGCAACCGCCGTTCTTCAACATGGAGGCGGAAGATGCGGTGAACTACGGTGGCATCGGCGCGGTGATTGGCCACGAAATGGGCCACGGCTTTGACGACCAGGGCAGCCGCTACGATGGCGACGGCAACCTCAAGAACTGGTGGACTGAAGCGGACCTGAAAGCGTTTCAGGAGCGCGGCAGCAAGCTGGTTAAGCAGTACGCCGCCTATCAGGTGTTCGATGACCTCAACGTCAACGGCAAGCTGACTCTGGGTGAGAACATCGGTGACCTCTCTGGCGCCACCATCGCCTACCGCGCCTATCAGATGTCCCTGGATGGCCAGGAAGCGCCGGTGATCGACGGCATGTCCGGCGACGAGCGCTTCTTTATCGGCTTTACCCAGATCTGGCGGGCCAAATACAAAGAGGAAGCGCTGCGTAACCGCGTTGCCACCGACCCGCACTCCCCGTCACAGTTCCGCGCCAATGGCCCGCTGGCCAACATGCCGGAGTTTTACGAGACCTATGACGTGAAGCCGACCGATGCCATGTACATCGCGCCGGAAGACCGGGTCAAGATCTGGTAA
- a CDS encoding DMT family transporter, translating to MNNRAVLYPIAAVVFWAGNNLVGKMSVDVISPAAIAFYRWALAALLLTPFVLPSVWRVRRVIFRNLGRLTLLAALGIVAFQSLAYLAAAHTSATNMGLIGALVPLITLLLSVLILRDAPTVGAVVGGALSFFGLAILLGQGHPSQILDQGVNHGDAMLLAGATAYALYGVLIKRWILPLTTWQSLYVQILLGLIWLSPAAILSPSMALSGDALPLVIYAGIFASVLAPFCWMQGINKLGASRNANFMNLVPVLTTASAIPLLGETIHGYHLLGGGLALGGVWLSQKLKKTLWARTPEPA from the coding sequence GTGAACAACAGAGCTGTCCTCTACCCTATTGCTGCCGTCGTTTTCTGGGCCGGAAACAACCTGGTGGGCAAAATGTCGGTAGACGTGATATCGCCAGCTGCCATCGCTTTTTACCGTTGGGCACTGGCTGCGCTGTTATTGACCCCCTTCGTGCTGCCGTCAGTATGGCGTGTGCGCCGGGTGATCTTCCGGAATCTGGGCCGCCTGACCCTACTGGCGGCCCTGGGCATCGTTGCGTTCCAAAGCTTGGCTTATCTGGCTGCCGCCCATACCTCTGCGACTAACATGGGGTTAATTGGCGCCCTGGTGCCGTTGATTACGCTGCTGCTGAGCGTGCTGATCCTGCGGGACGCGCCCACCGTGGGTGCCGTTGTCGGAGGCGCACTCTCCTTCTTCGGTCTGGCCATCCTGCTTGGTCAGGGCCACCCCAGCCAGATCCTCGATCAGGGGGTAAACCATGGCGATGCCATGCTGCTGGCCGGTGCCACCGCTTACGCCCTGTATGGCGTGCTGATTAAGCGCTGGATCCTGCCACTGACCACCTGGCAATCGCTCTATGTGCAGATCCTGCTGGGCCTTATCTGGCTCTCCCCGGCGGCGATCCTGAGCCCCTCCATGGCGCTCAGTGGCGATGCACTGCCTTTGGTGATCTACGCCGGCATCTTCGCGTCGGTACTGGCACCGTTCTGCTGGATGCAGGGCATCAACAAGCTTGGCGCCAGCCGCAACGCCAACTTTATGAACCTGGTGCCGGTGCTCACCACCGCCAGCGCCATCCCGCTGCTGGGTGAAACCATCCACGGCTATCACCTGCTGGGTGGCGGCCTGGCACTGGGCGGCGTCTGGCTGTCGCAAAAATTGAAGAAAACCTTGTGGGCACGCACCCCCGAACCGGCCTAA
- a CDS encoding AraC family transcriptional regulator translates to MSDLQHYALPLAPSDGTIYIHSEEIAPETTFQSHRHPWGQLNMVDSGVVELTVAGEVFLSPPQYAIWIPADIEHTSYSRQRVAYRAVYVNQDWARTLPDAPCMLMVSPLVRAIMADFAGREVDIPKTPADRRLARVLVDQLALAEPLAAYLPSTSDPMLTPILEALQADPANNDTLAQWARRRHTTERTLARRCQRELRMSFSDWRSRLRFLTSLGMLKKGLSVKEVALELGYSSSSAFITLFRRHAGTSPEQYRRTRGLKEGRALE, encoded by the coding sequence ATGAGCGACCTACAACATTACGCCCTGCCTTTGGCGCCCTCCGACGGCACCATTTACATCCACAGCGAAGAGATTGCGCCGGAAACCACCTTCCAGTCCCACCGCCACCCCTGGGGACAACTCAACATGGTGGATTCTGGTGTGGTGGAGTTGACCGTGGCAGGTGAAGTGTTTCTGTCACCGCCGCAATACGCCATCTGGATCCCGGCTGACATTGAGCACACCAGCTACAGCCGCCAACGGGTGGCGTATCGGGCGGTCTACGTGAATCAGGATTGGGCCCGTACGCTGCCTGACGCTCCCTGCATGTTGATGGTGTCGCCTTTGGTGCGGGCGATCATGGCTGACTTCGCCGGGCGCGAGGTGGACATTCCGAAAACCCCTGCAGACCGTCGGCTGGCCAGGGTGCTGGTGGATCAGCTGGCGCTGGCGGAGCCCCTGGCCGCGTATCTGCCCAGCACCAGTGACCCGATGTTGACGCCGATACTGGAAGCCCTGCAGGCGGACCCGGCCAATAACGACACCCTGGCGCAATGGGCACGGCGCCGCCACACCACCGAGCGCACCCTGGCGCGGCGTTGCCAGCGGGAGCTGCGGATGAGCTTCAGCGACTGGCGCTCCCGCCTGCGTTTTCTGACGTCGTTGGGGATGCTCAAAAAGGGGCTGTCGGTCAAAGAGGTGGCGCTCGAGCTGGGGTACAGTTCCTCTTCAGCGTTCATTACCCTGTTTCGCCGCCACGCCGGCACCTCGCCGGAGCAGTACCGACGTACCCGGGGGCTGAAAGAGGGCAGGGCGCTGGAGTAG